The following proteins come from a genomic window of Panicum hallii strain FIL2 chromosome 8, PHallii_v3.1, whole genome shotgun sequence:
- the LOC112901907 gene encoding NDR1/HIN1-like protein 1: protein MSKDCGNHGDDEFKQTFRRLLGVLLGLALLVGLIALIVYLVLRPTHPRFILQDAALRQLDLSNGSAPLLSTAVQVTVASRNPNARVGVHYDRLDVYASYKYQQVTLASGLPPVYQGHGDVDVWSPVLAGPNVPFAPFLADAMRKDIANGYLIMEVRIDGRVRWKVGSWTSGHYHIFVTCPAYFIGSGGSSVVGAHGLRFQTATYCRVEV, encoded by the coding sequence ATGAGCAAGGACTGCGGCAACCACGGCGACGACGAGTTCAAGCAGACGTTCCGGCGCCTGCTGGGCGTGCTCCTGGGCCTCGCCCTCCTCGTCGGCCTCATCGCTCTCATCGTCTACCTGGTCCTCCGCCCCACGCACCCGCGTTTCATCCTCCAGGACGCCGCGCTCCGCCAGCTCGACCTCTCCAACGGCTCGGCCCCGCTGCTCTCCACGGCGGTGCAGGTCACCGTCGCCTCCCGCAACCCCAACGCCCGCGTTGGCGTGCACTACGACCGCCTCGACGTCTACGCCTCCTACAAGTACCAGCAGGTCACGCTCGCGTCCGGGCTCCCGCCCGTGTACCAGGGCCACGGCGACGTCGACGTCTGGTCGCCCGTCCTGGCGGGCCCGAACGTGCCGTTCGCGCCGTTCCTCGCCGACGCCATGAGGAAGGACATCGCCAACGGGTACCTCATCATGGAGGTCAGGATCGACGGACGCGTCCGGTGGAAGGTCGGCAGCTGGACGTCCGGGCACTACCACATCTTCGTCACGTGCCCGGCCTACTTCATCGGCAGCGGCGGGTCCAGCGTCGTCGGGGCGCACGGGCTCAGGTTCCAGACCGCCACCTACTGCCGTGTCGAGGTCTAG